The Gopherus flavomarginatus isolate rGopFla2 chromosome 18, rGopFla2.mat.asm, whole genome shotgun sequence genome segment aGTGCTAGATACCCCCCCTGCACTGCCCTTCACCCCCCGAGTGCCAGGTACCCCCCCTGCACTCCCTGTACCCCCCCAGTGCCAGGTACCCCCCCCGCATTGCCCTGTACCCCCTGAGTGCCAGGTACCCCCTGAACCCCCTGAGTGCTAGGTACCCCGCCTGCACTGCCCTTCACCCCCCGAGTGCCAGGAACCCCCCCACATCGCCCTGTACCCCCCGAGTGCCaggtgccccctgaaccccctgaGTGCTAGATAACCCCCCTGCACTGCCCTTCACCCCCCGAGTGCCAGGTACCCCCCCTGCACTCCCTGTACCCCCCCAGTGCCAGGTACCCCCCCCGCATTGCCCTGTACCCCCTGAGTGCCAGGTACCCCCTGAACCCCCTGAGTAGTAGGTACCCCGCCTGCACTGCCCTTCACCCCCCCGAGTGCcaggaaccccccccccacatcgcCCTGTACCCCCCATGCCAGGTACCCCCTGAACCCCCTGAGTGCTAGATaccccccctgcactcccctgtaCCCCCCAGTGCCAGGTACCCCCCCAGCATCACCCTGTACCCCCTGAGCACCAGGTAACCCACCCTCATTGCCCTGTACCCCCTGAGTGCCAGGTACCCCCTGACCCCCCTGAGTGCTAGATACCCCCCCTGCACTGCCCTTCACCCCCCGAGTGCCAGGTACCCCCCCTGCACTCCCTGTACCCCCCGAGTGCCAGGTACCCCCTGACCCCCCTGAGTGCTAGATACCCCCCCTGCACTGCCCTTCACCCCCCGAGTGCCAGGTATCCCCCCTGCACTCCCTGTACCCCCCAGTGCCAGGTACCCCCCCACATTGCCCTGTACCCCCTGAGTGCCAGGTACCCCCTGAACCCCCTGAGTAGTAGGTACCCCGCCTGCACTGCCCTTCACCCCCCGAGTGCCAGGAACCCCCCCCACATCGCCCTGTACCCCCCGAGTGCCAGGTACCCCCTGAACCCCCTGAGTGCTAGATACCCCCCCTGCACTGCCCTTCACCCCCCGAGTGCCAGGTACCCCCTCGGCATCGCCCTGCACCCCCTGAGCACCAGCTACCCCCCCGCATCGCCCTGTACCCCCAGAGTGCCAGGTaccccccctgcactcccctctaCCCCTCAGTGCCAGGTACCCCCCCAGCATCACCCTGTACCCCCTGAGCACCAGGTAACCCGCCCGCATTGCCCTGTACCCCCTGAGTGCCAGGTACCCCCTGAACCCCCTGAGTGCTAGATATCCCCCCTGCACTGCCTTTCACCCCCCGAGTGCCAGGTaccccccctgcacctccctgtACCCCCCCAGTGCCAGGTACCCCCCCACATCGCCGTGTACCCCCTAAGCGCCAGGTACCCCTCCCCACATCGCCCTGTACCCCCTGAGTGCCAGGtaccccccaactccctctgcACCCCCTGAGCACAAGGTaccccctgaacccccctgcactCCCTGAGTGCTaggtacccccacaacccccactgAACCCTCTTAATCCCCCCTCACTGAATCTGCCCccctccaactcctcctctctctgccccccctaGTATTTCCCCAGATCCAGTGATCAGCTTTGCTGCCCCCCCAATTACCCTGGCAGCCCCCCCAacacctcccacccctcctgtgccccccaagcctgagctgctgcctgccAACCTGGATGACCTGACAGTGAGTGTGTCTGTGAGGGGGGGAAATCTGGGGGGGACCCTGATCCTTCTCTTGCTCCTCCCTggaggcagggactggctgggggCTGCCAGGGTGAAGGAGGAGAAAATGGGGAGTGGGGATTtgggagggaatgatggagggTCATGGGCATGGGGGGGTTACGAGGGGGTGAAGAGGGGTTattggaggggtggggctgtgagggggaggggttattggaggggtgtggggggctgtgaagaggtggggaggggggttattggaggggtggggctgtgagggggtgggagggtttattggcggtgtgggggtggggctgtgaagaggtggggaggggttaTTGGAGCAGTGGGGATGGAGctgggagggagcggggctgTGAAGGGGTGGAGAGGGATAATGGGGGTAGGGAGATTGTGaggggctggaggacgggggggTTCCCTTCTCCTCTGTCAAGAAGACATTcttagtgtgtgggggggtggaacGGGGACATCTGTCTGTCCAGGACcaaggccccctccccccactgacaccccctcccccccaggtgtCAGAGCTCCGCCAGCAGCTGCGCCAGCGCGGGCTGCCCGTGTCGGGCACCAAGCCGGCCCTGTTGGAGCGGCTGAAGCCCTTCCAGGTGCGGGGGACCCCAGGgccgccccccccggccctgccccccgccGAGCGGGCGCTGCGGGAGAAGCAGCGGCTCATCGACAGCCTCACCTGGGAGCTGCAGCGGGAGCAGCAGGAGGCCGACGACCTGCAGGAGGAGCTGCAGTTGCACAAGTGCCGGCGTGGCCGCCCGGAGGgggagcccctgcccccctcccccccagccagccacgGCCCCCAGGCCCCCACTAGGGAGATGCccgagggcccagtgcccaggaGAGAGGGGTTCCTGGtgagagcagggggcggggcttgtGTGCCAGGGGCGGGGCTTGTGTGCCGGGGGCGGGGCATGACCAGGGCGGGGAGGATGGGCCAAATGGGAGGGGCACGGCAGGGGGTGTGGCCATACCACAATTGGATTGGGCGGAGCAGTTGGGGGGCATCCCaagggagaggctgagggggCGGAGTCATGACAAGTTGGTGGGGGGGGCACTGGAGGGAGGCGGAGCCATGCCAAGGGGGGAGGGCCATAGGGCCatgtggggagcaggggatgaGCAGGGGGAACCTCAAATttacccccatgtccctccccctccctcaggtTTTCTGCCCCCCTTCCTGTGAGCCAATTGGGGAGGACCTAGAACTGCCCCTGCAGATCACGGCCAGCCCCACCCCGGCCCCCCGCtccctggaggaggagctgcaggaggccatCCAGAAAGCCCAGGTATGGAGGCGGTTCCCCTATacccagcccccacaccccaccctagTGGGGCCGTGTCCCCATTTCTGCCCTTcactccctttctccctccccgtCCACAGCTGGTCCCAAGTCAGTCGATCGAAGATATCCTGGAGGAGCCACTGGCGTGTGCAGGTGAGACCCCGAGTACCCCTACTCCCatcacccccctgccccaatctGGTGTACGGCGTGCCATGGTGCAGGGAGCgggctgggggctcagcagggggcgctgggctgcggggagcagggtgggggggctcagcgggggaccctgggctgtggggagcggggcaggaggtggggctgtgaaggggtggggttgggggctcagcagggggcgctgggctgcagagaGCAGCTTGGAGGGGGTGCCATTCAGCATCCCATGTCCAtctaacccccctgccccctctccaggTGATCTGCTCCCCACGGATGCCCCCTTGCTGCTCCCCACGGAGCCGAGCCAGCCCCCCTCGCCCctcagccagcagggggcgccctgcAAGAAGCCCCGTTGCACCCCGCCGGCAGCGGCCATCTTGGATTTCCCCGGCCACTACAACtttctcacccctccctcctcctcctcctcctcatctcccTCAGACTCCCTGTGTGGGGTCTTCTCCCCGGAGCCCCCGGAGGGGCCCCCGTCACCCAGCCCCCGGCCCGCCTTTGACCCCGTCGATTGGCTGGAGGCCTTGACAGCTGGcccagcctcagggctggggcccggcacccctggcagcagcagcatcttctcCACTGACTTCTTTGACTCGCCCGAACTGAGCGTCAACCACATGATTGACCTGATGGTGGAGCAGTGGTAGGGGGTGCAGGACCCCCTGGCCCATCTACGGCGAGCCCCCCACCGCCACCCAAGAGACACCAACAAATCACACCAATGCAGGTGCCATCTTGGATGGGTGACGTCAAATCCAGGCACCATCTTGGGAGGAACCATTGTTTGTAGTGATGCCAAAACTGGGCGCCATCTTGGCTGGTGGAACCATTGTTCAGGGTGACATCAACTCCAGGCGCCATCTTGGATGGGTGACGGTAACTCCATCTTGGATGAGTAGAAGCATTATTCTCGGTGACGTCAACTCCAGGCGCCATCTTGGATGGGTGACGGTAACTCCATCTTGGATGAGTAGAAGCATTATTCTCGGTGACGTCAACTCCTGGCACCATCTTGGATGGGTGGAACCCTTGTTTGGCGCCATCTTGGATGTTTGGAACCATTACTCAGGATGACATCAACTCTGGGTGCCATCTTGGATGGGTGAAACCATTGTTTGGGTTTGACATCAGCTCGGGATGCCACCATTGATCGGTGAAGCCAACTGGATGCTATGTTGGATGAATGAAACCATTGCTTGGGGGTGATACCAACTCCAGACACCATCTTGGATGGGTGAAACCATTTTACTGGTTGATGTCAACACTGGATGCCATCTTGGATGGATTAAACCATTGCTCTTTTGGTTGTCAGCCCCAAGGGGCATCTTGGAAGGAACAAACTGTTGGTGTTCACAGTGATATGGCGGGTGGCTGCCATCTTACATAAATCATACCATAAGTGTTCAGGGTCACATCAGCTCTTGAATGGGTTAAGCCATTGTTCGAGGGTGATGCCAACTTCCACCACCATCTTAAATGGATCAGACCACTGATGTTTGAGTCACGTCAACTCTAGGTGCCATCTTGGATTGGTCCAGTCATTTGGCCTTGGCATCCCCCCAAGCCCCTCTTTATTTGGGCCATACCATTTAATTGGACCTAAGTGTTTCATTGGCAGGCGGAAGGCAAGTCCACCTGTGGGATGCCATCTTGTTTGGGACATACCACCTTTGACGCCGGTGTCTTATTGACCAGAGGGGAGAATGTGGAAACCATCTTAGTTTGGATTGTACCATCTTTGTACCTAGCTGGGTTGGGAGTGGGGAAGCCAACTCTAGACGCCATCTTGGATGGATCATACCATTTTTTACCTCACGTTTTACTggcagaggggggtggggaaatggCAACTGTAGACGCCATCTTGGTTGGACTGTACCATTGCTGAGCCTAGTGTTCTATGGGGGGCTGCCCTTCCCTGGCCCTTTTcactccccccctcccacccaggctgcccccgagctcctggcccccTCCCACTTACACCGTCCCCCCCCATCCTGCTCATCACTGTGCCCTGCCTGATCATTAAGGGGGGGACTGACCACTGGTGAGGGGGCAGCTCCCTAAGGGGGCTGAGCTAGTGGGGGGGGTCACAccacaggggggtggggagctgacagTTGCCAAAGGCTACTGAGAAATTTGGACCGCCTGGGTgacggcactgctgtggggaagctcgcagccCTTGGAACAGCCCCCTTGGGGCACTGTCATGGGGAAGCTCACAACTCCTTCGGGACACTGCcgtggggaagctcgcagcagGGGAGCTCGACTCCTGTTTGCTccccagagtgggggcaggggccgggAGAGCTCCCCCCATCActggtgggggggcagtggggattCTCACTTCCCATGAGCCCCGATCCGCAGGGGGGTGAGTAGAAACTCCAACTtatatccaaccccccccaatTCACCTGGAACTGCCTAGCCTCattccaacccccccaccccagctccaaagctcTGATGGTTCCGCCCACAAGGGTCGGGGAGGCCCCTCCCACAAGTGCTGGCTGGGAGGAGTCAGTTGAGGGGGGATCCCTGGAAGCCAAGCTGATCCCCCCACACAATAAAGCCCCTTCCCactgcaccagctgcctctgtgtTTTTTAACTCTGGCTGGGGGGGGCGTAGCTGAGGGGTGGTCCATagggagggaaactgagtcacgctgagctaggaatagaacccaagtgtcctggctcccagctcagcccctcACTCAGAGGCGGGAACAGGACTCAGGAGTCCGGGACGACAGTGTATTGGCAATAAAATCCTGTCTATTTAAAAATAGCGGAAGGGGGAGGGTTGGAGGTGGGAGGAACCAGGGCGGGGGGGAGGTCGGTTCTGGAGTAGGGGGCATGTCACGTCTTCAGCTGCCCCCCTTGGCTGCCACCGTCCTTctctggcacctcctgctggcggCGATAGAGCCAGGTGCTgtaaggggggaagaggaggagggttaGGGAAAGGAGATGGGGGAAGCTGTCTGGTGAGGGGGGGACAGAGCCAGCACTTTGCCCCCAACCCCGGCACAGGCCTtgccccccatcctcccccagaCGTACAGCCCCTGGCACATGGGGGCTCTGCCCCCTGGGGGTAAGGGTGAGGGGGACCCCGGCGTCCGGACTCACCAGCCCCCGATGAGCAGTAGGACAAGCCCAGCGCTGCTCCCGATGATGACCCAGACGGTCCAGTCTCCAGGGCCCCCCGGGGGGGTCGGACTCCGTGACGGGGGGGGCAGCGTCaggggccccagcaggggcggcGCAGGCGGTGGGGTGCTATTCCCTGGCAGGGGAGTCACTgcaagggggaggggacaggagttagagggaggcagggctgggagccaggactcctgggttctctcccagctctgggaggggagtgggagccagtggttagagcaggggggctgggagccaggactcctgggttctctcctggctctgggatgggagtgggggccagtggttagagtgggggggggaggctgggagccaggactcctgggttctctcccagctctgggaggggagtgggggctagtggttagagaagagggggaggctgggagccaggactcctgggttctctcccagctctgggaggggagtgggggctagtggttagagaagCAGCGggggaggctgtgag includes the following:
- the MAMSTR gene encoding MEF2-activating motif and SAP domain-containing transcriptional regulator isoform X3, which encodes MTLLASERSMLIRSKFRSVLQLRMQHRKSQEQHLLTPLTKPPKTYLEVNGTPEQSRADETLKMKVQTRTHKVGAAKGQFTEAESGGDPSERKEKKTRLAEDLKEKLLQRPGPLELVTKNILSLDASLKDAVKTDPAPGTFLLDEDLSSSSLSSSSSPCFIASRGGAAGNPSPPSTSGAAVQSELLSILESQPPSAPALDPESQPPGGGPPAKAPALLPKGPPRPKKAKDPKPKVRKLKYHQYVPPAARPPRAPAPLDAAYARLLQQQQLFLQLQILQQQQPPAPPGPPTALCVPALQPLSASISPDPVISFAAPPITLAAPPTPPTPPVPPKPELLPANLDDLTVSELRQQLRQRGLPVSGTKPALLERLKPFQVRGTPGPPPPALPPAERALREKQRLIDSLTWELQREQQEADDLQEELQLHKCRRGRPEGEPLPPSPPASHGPQAPTREMPEGPVPRREGFLVFCPPSCEPIGEDLELPLQITASPTPAPRSLEEELQEAIQKAQLVPSQSIEDILEEPLACAGDLLPTDAPLLLPTEPSQPPSPLSQQGAPCKKPRCTPPAAAILDFPGHYNFLTPPSSSSSSSPSDSLCGVFSPEPPEGPPSPSPRPAFDPVDWLEALTAGPASGLGPGTPGSSSIFSTDFFDSPELSVNHMIDLMVEQW
- the MAMSTR gene encoding MEF2-activating motif and SAP domain-containing transcriptional regulator isoform X2, encoding MTLLASERSMLIRSKFRSVLQLRMQHRKSQEQHLLTPLTKPPKTYLEVNGTPEQSRADETLKMKVQTRTHKVGAAKGQFTEESGGDPSERKEKKTRLAEDLKEKLLQRPGPLELVTKNILSLDASLKDAVKSMAADPAPGTFLLDEDLSSSSLSSSSSPCFIASRGGAAGNPSPPSTSGAAVQSELLSILESQPPSAPALDPESQPPGGGPPAKAPALLPKGPPRPKKAKDPKPKVRKLKYHQYVPPAARPPRAPAPLDAAYARLLQQQQLFLQLQILQQQQPPAPPGPPTALCVPALQPLSASISPDPVISFAAPPITLAAPPTPPTPPVPPKPELLPANLDDLTVSELRQQLRQRGLPVSGTKPALLERLKPFQVRGTPGPPPPALPPAERALREKQRLIDSLTWELQREQQEADDLQEELQLHKCRRGRPEGEPLPPSPPASHGPQAPTREMPEGPVPRREGFLVFCPPSCEPIGEDLELPLQITASPTPAPRSLEEELQEAIQKAQLVPSQSIEDILEEPLACAGDLLPTDAPLLLPTEPSQPPSPLSQQGAPCKKPRCTPPAAAILDFPGHYNFLTPPSSSSSSSPSDSLCGVFSPEPPEGPPSPSPRPAFDPVDWLEALTAGPASGLGPGTPGSSSIFSTDFFDSPELSVNHMIDLMVEQW
- the MAMSTR gene encoding MEF2-activating motif and SAP domain-containing transcriptional regulator isoform X1, producing the protein MTLLASERSMLIRSKFRSVLQLRMQHRKSQEQHLLTPLTKPPKTYLEVNGTPEQSRADETLKMKVQTRTHKVGAAKGQFTEAESGGDPSERKEKKTRLAEDLKEKLLQRPGPLELVTKNILSLDASLKDAVKSMAADPAPGTFLLDEDLSSSSLSSSSSPCFIASRGGAAGNPSPPSTSGAAVQSELLSILESQPPSAPALDPESQPPGGGPPAKAPALLPKGPPRPKKAKDPKPKVRKLKYHQYVPPAARPPRAPAPLDAAYARLLQQQQLFLQLQILQQQQPPAPPGPPTALCVPALQPLSASISPDPVISFAAPPITLAAPPTPPTPPVPPKPELLPANLDDLTVSELRQQLRQRGLPVSGTKPALLERLKPFQVRGTPGPPPPALPPAERALREKQRLIDSLTWELQREQQEADDLQEELQLHKCRRGRPEGEPLPPSPPASHGPQAPTREMPEGPVPRREGFLVFCPPSCEPIGEDLELPLQITASPTPAPRSLEEELQEAIQKAQLVPSQSIEDILEEPLACAGDLLPTDAPLLLPTEPSQPPSPLSQQGAPCKKPRCTPPAAAILDFPGHYNFLTPPSSSSSSSPSDSLCGVFSPEPPEGPPSPSPRPAFDPVDWLEALTAGPASGLGPGTPGSSSIFSTDFFDSPELSVNHMIDLMVEQW